CATGTTCAAAAAAGGTTCCGGGGCTTCGTATAAACCGCGAACGGACAGCGGGAATATCTCCGGACGGCGATGTCATGGTGACGTTATGGCCTTCACGGCAGAGAAGAATAGCCGCATCGATGGCTGAAAGTTTACTGCCGATAACCAATACCCGTGATTGCGGGGGGATTCTGGCTAACATATCTTTCTCTGGATAGGGATTGTGAATAAACGTTGGGCGAGTCAAGTGGGGTTTCAACACTTCAGGGAGCCGAGAAGCACCTAAGCCTGTACAGAAAATGACATCAGTTATTTCCAGAGAGTGAGGTGTCAAGCCATCACCATGCCAGAGTGTATAACAACGATGTGAATTAACCTTCAATCCCCGAAACCAGTCAGATACATGGAAAACCTCAATACCAGCCTTAAGAGCGAGAGTACTAAATTCCAGAAATCTTTCATTCAGATAGTTGCCTACCCACTGCCGCGGCACGAAAGATTCTGGTGTAACGCTATGGCCGTGTTTATGCAAATAATCCAGAAAATCCAGAGGATTATCTGCCACGACTGACATGGTATCGACTGAGGTATTGCACAGTATATCGCCATCCAAATTGAAAAAGGCCATTCCTGGGCCAACTGGCCCAGGTTCAATAATATAAATGATTTGCGCTGCACGATGTTGCACTGCTGCGATGAATGTCGCCACCCCAGCAGCCCCGCCTCCGACAATAGCAAGACTTCTTTTGTGAAAAGACATGATTATTTCCTCAATATATTGTGAAAATAAGGAAGCTTTACCTGGCTGACTTCATGCGCAGGAACTCATTCGGCAATGGCTTCAACAATCGAAATGTGACAGCCTGTATTAATGACACGATTGAGTTTCAAGCCTGCGTTAGCCAACAATTGTCGGAGTTCATCTTCTGTACGTTCACGTCCTCCTTCGTAGATCCCCATACAGAGAAGATCCATTTCCTTACCTGCATGTGAAACGTTGCCGTTAGGGATCACCGGATCCATCACCAATACTCGTCCATCAGGGGACATCGCTTGTCGGCAGTTACGTAGAATGTGTATACATTGTTCATCAGACCAGTCGTGCATGATGTACTTGAGCAGGTATATATCGCCCTGAGGACATGACTCGAAAAAGTCGCCAGAAGTAATCTCCCACCGCGTATCGTCGCCTAGCGCACCAAGTTCATGTCTGGCCAGTACGTGTGGTTGGTCGAAAAGGATCCCTCGCAGAGTCGTATTAGCCTGTAATACGTTTAATAACAGGCCACCAAACCCGCCAGCTACATCGACAACTGTTGCATTTTTCGGGAAGTCATAACTGTGGACGAGAAACAGATTTTCCACTTTAGACATTGAGGACATACCGACGTGAAAATCATCAGATTGCGTGTCCGTCTGTGCCCAATAATCAAAGAAAGAAAGTCCGTAGAGGTGTTTGAAGGCAGGATTACCACGGACACTTTCTACAATCTCACCAAGAGATTGCCAACATGTCCGGTCAGTCAACATCAAGACTGCGGCGTGGAGGGAATGGAGTGTGTCTTTGCGCAGAAACTCTGCGGCTGGAGTGAGTGAAAACGATTTTTCTTCGGTTTCATGAAAGATATTTCGTGTGGCAAGCAGCCGCAGAACTCGATGTAATTGTTGCTCTTGGGCTCCGACAGTTTTGGCGAGTTCATGCACTGTTTTTGGCCCATTGCTCAAATGATCAGCTACACCGAGAACCGTGGCAGCACGAAGTGCCGCTTGATAGGTATACCCCATTGTTTGATTAAGTAAATGTAAAGCTGCTGATGTGTAATTAGAAATTGCTGTGTTATTATTTAAAATGTTCATATATATCTCATTTATTATGTAATTATAAAAATAAAAATTAAAGAAACATAAGTTGCCTTATTATTTCAATGATATTATTAATCAGAAAATTGTTCATTTTTCAATCACAAAAAATCTTATATGGAAGTATGTTGTTATAATGATTTTTATTAATAAGAATGATGGGTAAGGTTGTTTTTACGAGAGGCTTATGCTGTGTTTGTAGTGAGAGTTTTTAGAGGGTATAATTATTAAATAAAACAATAGAAAAATACATTAGGGTATAATGAAAACGCTATCATAAATAATATCAGTAATTTATATTATTTTTGTAATGAAATTTTTTGTTAGTTTAGTAGCTAATAAAAATATTTCATAAAGTAACCCCCCTAAAAACCGTGGGGGATTATTTTGTTAGAGCTGACAAACAAGGGCTGCATCAATGCAATTTCTTTGAAAATCATCCCAAAAACCTGGTGGATAACTTTCAATATCGCTCTCCAACAGCATGGGTTTATGCCATTCAAATTTTAATCCCGCCTTAGTGATTGCATCCTTATATTGTTCACGGCTCCAACGATGCATAGTAAAAGGGCTGGGGGGGGTAGTAAGAAATTCAGCCTTCACAAGGGTTGTGTCTTTCACAGGTTCTTCACTTAGCACTTTTATGCAATAATTTTCATAGTTCCCTTTTGCTAAACGATAATCAGGTTCAAAGGTATAAGCGATAAGTTTACCGGAAGGTTTAAGATGATCTGCAATTACACGAAACATACTTTCAAGTTGTTCAAGTGTTTCCGCATGGCAAAATAACCAGGCGGCAACTATCAGGTCAAATTTGCCAAATGACTCCATTTTGCTGACATCTCTGATATGAAATTCTATGTCGTCGCCATATTGTTGTGATTTGTTTTTAGCAATTTCTATCATCTTATCTGATATATCAACGCCAATAACTTTTGAAGCGCCGCGATTTCTGAATTCCCGACTAAATAAGCCATATCCACATCCTAAATCTAACATCGATTTTCCTTTTACATCCCCTGCCAGATTGAGGAGAGTACGAGTGACTATTTTTATTTGGGCACTAGAGTCTGAAAAATCTTCGTAAAGATGAGCAATGGGATTATATAAGATGTTATCTTTCATAATTCTTTGTCCTTAATTAAAGTCAATATGTTTTATTTATCTGTAGGATGTATTATTTAATATTGGTGTGATGATTACTAATTGCTTTTTTCTTTTTTATATATTAAATCGCCAGTAATGAATTAGATATAATTATTTTTATATTAACTCTTTATTTTATCAACCCATATTCAGATGGGTTGATATCCGTCATTATTTTGTGCCTAAAAAACGATGAATTGCCCTGAGTACAGCTTCAGGTTTTTCTGCATGCACCCAATGCCCACAACCAGCAACAACCCATGCTGTTGCTTGTGGAAATTGGTTGATAATATCTTCCCGATATTCTTCAGTAACGTAATTTGAATTTCCACCGCGAATAAACAGGGCAGGTTCGTGCCAGGCAGGAATAGTCTCCCACCCGATAATTTTTTCGTACTCTTTTTGCAAAACGGGCAAATTGAATTTCCATTCCCCTTGACGGAATGATTTCAGTAAAAACTGAATAACACCCTCTTCCCGAATATCCTGGCGCATAATATCTGCTGCTGCTTGTCGGGTTTGTATATCGGCTGCCGTGACTTTGTTCAGTGCTGCGAAAATGCTGTCATGGCGGCGAACCGGATAAACGACGGGAGCCATATCAATCACCACGATTTTCTCAATCCGTTTTGGTGCAATAGCTGTCATGGTCATGGCGATTTTGCCACCCATGGAATGCCCAATAATAGTAGCTTTGGGCACATTTAGCTCATCAAGCAATGTCAGGACATCCTGTGCCATATCGCGATAATCCATATTTTCCATACGTGGTGAAAGACCGTGATTACGTACATCGACTTGAATCACCGAATAATGTTGCTGTAAATCACGCCCCAATACGCCCAAATTGTTTAAATCTCCAAAAAGCCCGTGGATCAAGACAATGGAAGTTGAAGATTGCGGATTTTTTACAGTGTGAAGATGATAATTTAATTGACGATTTGATTTCATGGTTTGCCTGAATTTAATACCATTTATACAATGTTTAATATTGAGATGCTTAATATCATGATGCGTGAATTGTGACAAACTCAATGGGATGAAATAGTTGTAACTAATTGATTTATTTTAAAGGAAAGTTGCTTTCCTAAAGATTCTCAATTTTAAAAAGAATCACTTTAAGTTATTGAAAGTTTAATTGTTTTGTTTTGTGGCATTATATCTTATAATCCCAAGATAATTTTTTCATTAAGAACAGTACTGGATAGAAATGAAAACGATAGAAGTTGATGAAGAACTTTACCGCTTTATTGCAAGCCAAACTCTGCATATCGGTGAAAGTGCATCTGATATTTTACGGCGCATATTGAAGTTAGACGTCGGGCAGCCAGTACAAATTACAGAGCCTGCCAATGACCCTGCACCTGTTGTTA
The sequence above is drawn from the Xenorhabdus ishibashii genome and encodes:
- a CDS encoding methyltransferase, which produces MNILNNNTAISNYTSAALHLLNQTMGYTYQAALRAATVLGVADHLSNGPKTVHELAKTVGAQEQQLHRVLRLLATRNIFHETEEKSFSLTPAAEFLRKDTLHSLHAAVLMLTDRTCWQSLGEIVESVRGNPAFKHLYGLSFFDYWAQTDTQSDDFHVGMSSMSKVENLFLVHSYDFPKNATVVDVAGGFGGLLLNVLQANTTLRGILFDQPHVLARHELGALGDDTRWEITSGDFFESCPQGDIYLLKYIMHDWSDEQCIHILRNCRQAMSPDGRVLVMDPVIPNGNVSHAGKEMDLLCMGIYEGGRERTEDELRQLLANAGLKLNRVINTGCHISIVEAIAE
- a CDS encoding class I SAM-dependent DNA methyltransferase, with protein sequence MKDNILYNPIAHLYEDFSDSSAQIKIVTRTLLNLAGDVKGKSMLDLGCGYGLFSREFRNRGASKVIGVDISDKMIEIAKNKSQQYGDDIEFHIRDVSKMESFGKFDLIVAAWLFCHAETLEQLESMFRVIADHLKPSGKLIAYTFEPDYRLAKGNYENYCIKVLSEEPVKDTTLVKAEFLTTPPSPFTMHRWSREQYKDAITKAGLKFEWHKPMLLESDIESYPPGFWDDFQRNCIDAALVCQL
- the ybfF gene encoding esterase, translated to MKSNRQLNYHLHTVKNPQSSTSIVLIHGLFGDLNNLGVLGRDLQQHYSVIQVDVRNHGLSPRMENMDYRDMAQDVLTLLDELNVPKATIIGHSMGGKIAMTMTAIAPKRIEKIVVIDMAPVVYPVRRHDSIFAALNKVTAADIQTRQAAADIMRQDIREEGVIQFLLKSFRQGEWKFNLPVLQKEYEKIIGWETIPAWHEPALFIRGGNSNYVTEEYREDIINQFPQATAWVVAGCGHWVHAEKPEAVLRAIHRFLGTK